CACGTGACCTTAATGAATACACAAAGTTCTGCATTATGCCAATGCGTGGCCATTACAATGTTACCGGCTCCGGAGAGGTATGGGGATGGCAGTTCGGGTTCCCTTTCTGTGTAGATCTTTCAAGAGGTTTTGCACGTTATAATCCGGGTGAGTCTTCTTCCAATGACCTGCTGGTTAGAGGAGAGCTTGACTCAGCATTCATTATTGGAAGTGATCCTGGTGCACACTTCCCGTTCGGATCTGTAAAGAAGATGAACGAGATTCCATGTGTCTGTGTTGATCCGCATATTACCCCGACAACAGTTGTTGCAGATCTTCACGTTCCTGTAGCTTTTGTCGGCGTTGAGGTAGGCGGCTGTGCATATAGAATGGACAGTGTTCCTATTGAGACAAAGAAAGTGGTTGACGCTCCTGAAGGAATGATTACAGATGAGGAGTTTTTGAAAATGGTTCTTGAACGCCTTCAGAAGATCAAGGGAGTGTGATATCCATGGCTGATTATATTATTAAAAACGGATTTGTTGTTGACCCGTCACTTGGTGTCAACTGTGAAAAGATGGATGTTGCCGTAAAGAACGGTAAGATTGTAGATGCTTCTGAAGTAAAAAGCCCCAAGACAATTGATGCCTCCGGCATGGTTGTAATGGCAGGCGCAGTTGATGTTCACTCCCATTCAGCAGGTCCTAAGGTTAATGTTGGAAGAAATTTCCGTCCGGAAGACAAACTCAATTATTACACTGCAAAGAAAGGCGTAAAACGTATGGAGTCTGGTTTTTCCGTACCGACTACTTTTTCGTCCGGCTACACATTTGCAAAGATGGGTTACGGCTTTGCAATGGAAGCAGCAATGCCTCCTCTTTATGCAAGACATGTTCATGAGGAGATAAGAGACACACCAATTATTGATGAGGGTGCTCTTCCTGTTCTTGGAAACAACTGGTTTGTAATGGAGTATCTCAAGAATCACGAAATTGAGAACACTGCAAGTTATATTGCATGGCTCCTTCGTGTGACAAAAGGATATGGTATAAAGTGCGTCAACCCTGGCGGAACTGAAGCATGGGGATGGGGTATGAACTGTATCACACCTAATGATCCTGTTCCATACTTTGATGTAACTCCTAAAGAGATCATAAGAGGCTTAATTGAGGCAAATGAGTATCTCAGACTTCCGCATTCAATGCACCTTCATTCAAATTCACTGGGTGAGCCTGGAAATTACCAGATCACAATTGAATCATTGAAGTGTGCTGAGGGAATTAAAGCAGATAATGACTTTGGCCGTGATCAGGTTCTGCACCATACACACCTGCAGTTCCATTCATACGGTGGCGAATCATATGCATCAAAGTCTTTTGAGTCAAAATCAAAAGAAGTAATGGACTACGTCAACACAACAGATAATCTGACATTTGATATGGGTCAGGTCACACTTGATGAGACCACAACAATGACTGCTGATGGTCCATTTGAGTATCATCTTTCACATATGAACAACCTGAAATGGGCAAACAAGGATGTTGAGCTGGAAACAGCCGCTGGTATTGTTCCGTTCATTTACAACCCAAACTCATTTATTGGTGTTGCGCAGTGGGCAATAGGTCTTGAACTTGCATTATATTGTAAGGACATGACAAAGTGTTATGTTACAACAGATGCACCAAATGCAGGTCCTATTCAGCGCTATCCGCGTGTAATTAAATGGCTTATGAGCTCTAAAGCACGTGAACAGATCCTGGATGACTGCAAATACGGGGACTCAGTACGCTCACAGTGTTACATTGGTGAAATTGATCGTGAACTTTCACTTTATGAGATTGCACTGATGACACGTGTAGGAGCTTCAAAATGTCTTGGTCTTTCCAGCATGTTTGGTTCACTCAAACCTGGTATGGAAGGAGACGTGTCTGTTTATGCGTACAACCCTGAAACTGATGACGACCCTGAAAAGATCGAGCAGGCATTTGGCAATGCAAGATACTTCATAAAGAGAGGAGAGCTCATCATCA
The genomic region above belongs to Methanomicrobium antiquum and contains:
- a CDS encoding formylmethanofuran dehydrogenase subunit A — translated: MADYIIKNGFVVDPSLGVNCEKMDVAVKNGKIVDASEVKSPKTIDASGMVVMAGAVDVHSHSAGPKVNVGRNFRPEDKLNYYTAKKGVKRMESGFSVPTTFSSGYTFAKMGYGFAMEAAMPPLYARHVHEEIRDTPIIDEGALPVLGNNWFVMEYLKNHEIENTASYIAWLLRVTKGYGIKCVNPGGTEAWGWGMNCITPNDPVPYFDVTPKEIIRGLIEANEYLRLPHSMHLHSNSLGEPGNYQITIESLKCAEGIKADNDFGRDQVLHHTHLQFHSYGGESYASKSFESKSKEVMDYVNTTDNLTFDMGQVTLDETTTMTADGPFEYHLSHMNNLKWANKDVELETAAGIVPFIYNPNSFIGVAQWAIGLELALYCKDMTKCYVTTDAPNAGPIQRYPRVIKWLMSSKAREQILDDCKYGDSVRSQCYIGEIDRELSLYEIALMTRVGASKCLGLSSMFGSLKPGMEGDVSVYAYNPETDDDPEKIEQAFGNARYFIKRGELIINEGEIISNGNKRTFWVNPGMELTSQVERDVTERFKKYYTVTQNNYEVKEHHYMPNPYEIEVKAV